One Mycolicibacterium goodii genomic region harbors:
- a CDS encoding ROK family protein has protein sequence MTLTLALDIGGTKIAAGLVDDDGTLVHQSQLPTPDGDGELIWDVVDELLTGALKVADGAADGVGIAAAGPIDLPSGTISPINIVEWQRFPIVDRVAALTGLPVRLGGDGLCMALGEHWRGAARGAQFLLGMVVSTGVGGGLVLDGAPYDGRTGNAGHAGHVIVELTDGDLCTCGGHGCVETVASGPNMTRWARRRGWQAPPEADAKELADAANAGDAVALAAYRRGARAVAAMIASVGAVCDLDLVVIGGGVAKSGALLFDPIREALRTYAGLDFLSTLRVVPAELGGDAGLIGAAALARA, from the coding sequence ATGACGCTCACCCTGGCCCTGGACATCGGAGGCACCAAGATCGCCGCCGGCCTGGTCGACGACGACGGCACGCTCGTGCATCAGTCCCAGCTGCCCACGCCCGACGGCGACGGCGAGCTGATCTGGGATGTCGTCGACGAACTGCTCACCGGGGCGCTGAAGGTGGCCGACGGCGCCGCCGACGGCGTGGGCATCGCGGCGGCCGGGCCGATCGATCTGCCCAGCGGAACCATCAGCCCCATCAACATCGTCGAGTGGCAACGGTTTCCGATCGTCGACCGGGTGGCCGCGCTGACCGGGCTGCCCGTGCGGCTCGGTGGCGACGGCTTGTGCATGGCGCTCGGTGAACACTGGCGCGGTGCGGCCCGGGGTGCGCAGTTCCTGCTGGGCATGGTGGTGTCCACCGGCGTCGGGGGCGGGCTCGTGCTCGACGGAGCGCCGTACGACGGCCGGACCGGCAACGCCGGGCACGCGGGCCACGTCATCGTCGAACTCACCGACGGCGACCTGTGCACGTGCGGTGGCCACGGCTGCGTCGAGACCGTCGCGTCCGGACCGAACATGACGCGGTGGGCCCGCAGGCGGGGATGGCAGGCGCCGCCCGAGGCCGACGCCAAGGAACTCGCCGATGCGGCCAACGCGGGCGACGCCGTGGCGCTCGCGGCGTATCGACGCGGCGCCCGCGCGGTCGCGGCGATGATCGCGTCGGTGGGGGCGGTGTGCGATCTGGACCTGGTGGTGATCGGCGGTGGTGTCGCCAAGTCGGGTGCGCTGCTGTTCGACCCGATCCGTGAGGCGCTGAGAACCTACGCGGGCCTGGATTTCCTGAGCACGTTGCGGGTGGTGCCTGCCGAGCTCGGTGGGGATGCGGGCCTGATCGGGGCGGCGGCCCTCGCGCGGGCGTGA
- a CDS encoding DUF7158 domain-containing protein, whose translation MTAVAAVVAGAPVFVDEIDERERRLRASNLASALPRPGTSEGRQLRRWLTQLAVAERVVAAQARGCEEATAPTEDELLPDTTARLEIGSVAASLLASASARAVFMRVTATVTVSDADVAAYHARNPLRFARAHEGGAHGWRGRPVTPAAAEVETAVREHLMAAARRREFRRWLDASCAELVDLAPGYEHPGDPRQPDNTHRH comes from the coding sequence ATGACTGCTGTGGCGGCCGTCGTCGCGGGTGCACCGGTCTTCGTCGACGAGATCGATGAGCGGGAAAGGCGTTTGCGCGCCTCGAATCTGGCGTCGGCGCTGCCGCGACCCGGTACCAGTGAGGGTCGTCAGCTGCGTCGCTGGCTGACTCAGCTGGCGGTCGCCGAGCGGGTCGTGGCGGCCCAGGCGCGCGGCTGCGAGGAGGCCACCGCGCCGACCGAGGACGAACTGCTTCCGGACACCACGGCGCGCCTGGAGATCGGCAGCGTCGCCGCATCGCTGTTGGCCTCGGCATCGGCGCGCGCGGTGTTCATGCGCGTGACCGCGACCGTCACGGTGTCCGATGCCGACGTCGCGGCGTACCACGCCCGCAACCCTCTGCGGTTTGCGCGTGCACATGAGGGCGGCGCACACGGCTGGCGTGGCAGGCCGGTCACGCCGGCGGCAGCCGAGGTCGAAACCGCCGTGCGCGAGCACCTCATGGCCGCCGCGCGTCGGCGCGAGTTCCGGCGGTGGCTCGACGCAAGCTGTGCAGAACTCGTCGACCTCGCGCCCGGCTACGAACACCCGGGCGACCCGCGCCAACCCGACAACACCCATAGACACTAG
- a CDS encoding NEW3 domain-containing protein: MRVTSAESTERYAGPVDAPRQVVAVTYRGCTMPTTVTVDGDGISGSAHIGPGDGVVEVPVEVERPVPGEIRRARAADLDFEFTVAEPGWTMYLISHFHYDPVWWNTQAAYTSVWTEDPPGQCRQTHGFDLVRAHLEMARREPEYKFVLAEVDYLKPYWDTHPEDRADLRAFIADGRVEIMGGTYNEPNTNLTSPETAIRNFVHGMGFQRDVLRAAPATAWQLDVFGHDPQFPGMAADAGLTSSSWARGPHHQWGPMQNDGDPERMQFSSEFEWIAPSGRGLLTHYMPAHYSAGWWMDSSASLAEAEDATYALFGRLKRVALTRNVLLPVGTDYTPPNKWVTEIHRDWNARYVWPKFVCALPREFFAAVRAELDERGITPSPQTRDMNPIYTGKDVSYIDTKQANRAAEDAVLDAERFAVFAGLLGGADYPQAALAKAWVQLAYGAHHDAITGSESDQVYLDLLTGWRDAWELGTSARDNALALLSEAVDASIVVWNAVAHNRTDVVTGHLDEPFSGALLDTDGNEVPVVVEHDGRTVSWLARDVPSLGWRAYRLSDGSRSGLVTEWSPLPGDTIANEHYRLRVDAARGGGVTSLVRAGRELIADGGVGNELAVYDEYSAHPQAGEGPWHLLPKGPVVCSSAAPAEAVRCHRSGLGQRVVVTGRIGDLLRYTHTITLWNGVDRVDCRTVIDEFVGEDRLLRLRWPCPVPGALPVSEVGDAVIGRGFGLMHDRSSAEAVDSAQQPWTLDNPAHGWFGLSSAARIRVGDDVRAVSVAEVVTADADPGAARDLMVALVRAGVTATCSSADKPRYGDLAVDSNLPDTRFALGGPDENSFTAAVLAGAGLAYGDELKRQLDADGTARVWVPAAAPLTEVWTPGADLRDVRALPVLILAGDLAGVIEDLADAEIVVAQRVPGGPGPFGTRFEDFTVAVLNRGVPGFAIDPDGTLHTSLMRSCTGWPSGTWIDPPRRTAPDGSNFQLQHWTHTFDYAVIAGDGDWRDVGAPARAAEFGRPLRAVPTNTGRGEHPGGLPPAGSLLEIEPAETVQLGALKATGNPLASGSVVHAGPISGITARLVEIAGAATEVTIRSGLRNVHGTVPLNLLEEPVDGDALRLHGYQISTLSTRLNLPQVLRGEHRQLAPEAEAAQPVYARYWLHNRGPAPLGGLPAVAHLHPQHIAGRPDSQVTLRLTAASDCTDAPLHGRVRVAVPPGWVTSATHLPFVLPPDEYLETEVVVGIPAGAEPGLYPVRAELAVTGKDTADVPPSWRQRVEDVCIVTVGEPSGHILKLLTEPQPVDVAAGNTARLRMTVGTDARADLTAEAHLISPWGTWEWMGPAAAGVDLPARGSTEIVFDVAPPPWVAPGEWWALIRVGCAGRLLYSPAVKVVVR, translated from the coding sequence ATGCGCGTCACATCCGCGGAGTCGACGGAGCGGTACGCCGGACCGGTCGATGCGCCACGGCAGGTGGTGGCGGTGACCTACCGCGGGTGCACGATGCCGACGACGGTCACGGTCGACGGAGACGGGATCTCGGGCTCCGCGCACATCGGTCCCGGTGACGGGGTGGTCGAGGTGCCGGTGGAGGTCGAGCGGCCGGTGCCCGGCGAGATCCGGCGGGCGCGTGCCGCGGACCTGGACTTCGAGTTCACGGTGGCCGAACCCGGCTGGACGATGTACCTGATCAGCCACTTCCACTACGACCCGGTGTGGTGGAACACCCAGGCCGCCTACACCAGCGTGTGGACCGAGGATCCGCCCGGGCAGTGCAGGCAGACCCACGGCTTCGACCTGGTGCGTGCGCATCTCGAAATGGCGCGCCGCGAACCGGAATACAAGTTCGTGCTGGCCGAAGTCGATTACCTCAAACCGTACTGGGACACCCACCCCGAGGACCGTGCCGACCTGCGCGCCTTCATCGCCGATGGACGCGTCGAGATCATGGGCGGCACCTACAACGAACCCAACACCAACCTCACGAGCCCGGAGACGGCAATCCGGAACTTCGTGCACGGTATGGGTTTTCAACGCGATGTCCTGCGGGCGGCGCCGGCAACGGCGTGGCAGCTCGACGTGTTCGGCCACGACCCTCAATTCCCCGGGATGGCGGCCGACGCCGGACTGACGTCGAGCTCGTGGGCCCGGGGTCCGCACCATCAGTGGGGGCCGATGCAGAATGACGGCGACCCCGAGCGCATGCAGTTCAGCAGTGAGTTCGAGTGGATCGCGCCGTCGGGTCGCGGACTGCTGACGCACTACATGCCCGCGCACTACTCGGCCGGATGGTGGATGGATTCGTCGGCGTCGCTCGCCGAGGCCGAGGACGCCACCTATGCGCTGTTCGGAAGGCTCAAGCGGGTCGCACTGACCCGCAACGTCCTGTTGCCCGTCGGCACCGACTACACGCCGCCGAACAAATGGGTCACCGAGATCCACCGCGACTGGAATGCCCGCTACGTGTGGCCGAAGTTCGTGTGCGCGTTGCCCCGTGAGTTCTTCGCCGCGGTGCGCGCCGAGCTCGACGAGCGCGGGATCACGCCGTCGCCGCAGACCCGCGACATGAACCCGATCTACACCGGCAAGGACGTCTCCTACATCGACACCAAGCAGGCCAACCGCGCCGCCGAAGATGCCGTGCTCGACGCCGAACGGTTCGCGGTGTTCGCCGGCCTGCTCGGTGGTGCCGACTACCCGCAGGCCGCGCTCGCCAAGGCCTGGGTGCAGTTGGCCTACGGCGCCCACCACGACGCCATCACCGGCTCGGAGTCCGATCAGGTCTACCTCGACCTGTTGACCGGCTGGCGCGACGCGTGGGAGCTGGGCACGTCGGCGCGCGACAACGCGCTGGCCCTGTTGTCCGAGGCTGTCGACGCGTCGATCGTGGTGTGGAATGCCGTGGCGCACAACCGCACCGACGTCGTCACCGGCCACCTCGATGAGCCGTTCTCCGGTGCGCTCCTCGACACCGACGGCAACGAGGTGCCCGTCGTCGTCGAGCACGACGGAAGGACGGTGAGCTGGCTCGCGCGCGACGTGCCGTCGCTCGGGTGGCGGGCCTACCGGCTGTCCGACGGTTCCCGGAGCGGGCTGGTCACCGAGTGGTCACCGCTGCCGGGGGACACGATCGCCAACGAGCACTATCGGCTACGTGTCGACGCCGCGCGCGGCGGCGGCGTGACGTCGCTGGTGCGCGCAGGACGGGAACTGATCGCCGACGGCGGCGTGGGGAACGAGCTCGCGGTGTACGACGAATACTCCGCGCATCCGCAGGCCGGCGAGGGTCCGTGGCATCTCCTGCCGAAAGGGCCGGTGGTGTGCTCGTCGGCGGCCCCGGCCGAGGCTGTCCGCTGCCATCGCAGCGGGCTGGGGCAGCGCGTGGTCGTCACCGGCCGCATCGGTGATCTGCTCCGCTACACACACACCATCACACTGTGGAACGGAGTAGACCGCGTCGACTGTCGCACCGTCATCGACGAGTTCGTCGGCGAGGACCGGCTGTTGCGGTTGCGTTGGCCGTGCCCGGTGCCGGGTGCGCTGCCGGTCAGCGAGGTCGGCGACGCCGTGATCGGCCGCGGTTTCGGGCTCATGCACGACCGATCCTCCGCCGAGGCCGTCGATTCGGCACAGCAGCCGTGGACGCTCGACAACCCGGCCCATGGTTGGTTCGGTCTGTCCTCGGCCGCGCGGATCCGCGTCGGCGACGACGTGCGGGCGGTGTCGGTGGCAGAAGTGGTCACCGCGGATGCGGATCCGGGCGCAGCCCGTGACCTGATGGTGGCGTTGGTCCGCGCCGGGGTGACGGCCACGTGCAGCAGCGCCGACAAACCACGCTACGGCGATCTGGCCGTGGACTCCAACTTGCCCGACACCCGGTTCGCGCTCGGTGGCCCCGACGAAAACTCATTCACCGCAGCGGTTCTCGCCGGCGCCGGCCTGGCATACGGTGACGAGCTCAAACGGCAACTCGACGCCGACGGCACGGCGCGCGTGTGGGTGCCCGCGGCCGCGCCGCTCACCGAGGTATGGACTCCCGGCGCGGACCTGCGCGACGTGCGTGCCCTGCCGGTGCTGATCCTGGCCGGTGATCTCGCGGGCGTGATCGAGGACCTGGCCGACGCCGAGATCGTTGTCGCGCAGCGTGTGCCCGGCGGACCAGGACCGTTCGGGACACGGTTCGAGGACTTCACCGTCGCGGTGCTCAACCGCGGGGTTCCCGGCTTCGCGATCGACCCGGACGGCACCCTGCACACATCGCTCATGCGGTCGTGCACCGGTTGGCCGTCGGGCACCTGGATCGACCCGCCGCGGCGTACCGCCCCCGACGGCAGCAACTTCCAACTGCAGCACTGGACGCACACGTTCGACTACGCGGTGATTGCCGGGGACGGAGACTGGCGCGACGTCGGCGCACCGGCCCGCGCCGCCGAGTTCGGCAGGCCACTTCGCGCGGTGCCCACGAACACCGGACGCGGCGAACATCCCGGGGGACTGCCCCCAGCGGGATCGCTGCTGGAGATCGAACCGGCCGAGACGGTGCAGCTCGGTGCGCTCAAGGCGACCGGCAACCCGCTGGCCTCGGGCAGCGTCGTCCACGCAGGCCCGATCAGTGGAATCACCGCGCGTCTTGTCGAGATCGCCGGTGCCGCAACCGAGGTGACGATTCGCTCGGGCCTGCGGAATGTGCACGGCACCGTACCGCTGAACCTGCTCGAGGAACCCGTGGACGGGGATGCGTTGCGCCTGCACGGGTATCAGATCTCGACGCTGAGCACCCGGCTCAACCTGCCGCAGGTGCTGCGTGGTGAGCACCGCCAACTCGCGCCCGAGGCCGAAGCGGCGCAGCCGGTGTACGCGCGCTACTGGCTGCACAACCGTGGTCCGGCACCGCTCGGGGGACTGCCCGCGGTGGCGCACCTGCACCCGCAGCACATTGCCGGCCGGCCCGATTCGCAGGTGACGCTGCGTCTCACCGCCGCCAGCGACTGCACCGACGCACCACTACACGGCCGCGTCCGGGTGGCCGTGCCACCGGGATGGGTGACATCGGCGACCCATCTGCCGTTCGTGCTGCCGCCCGACGAATACCTGGAAACCGAAGTGGTGGTGGGCATTCCGGCCGGCGCCGAACCGGGGTTGTATCCGGTGCGTGCCGAACTCGCGGTCACCGGCAAGGACACCGCGGACGTGCCGCCGTCCTGGCGTCAACGTGTCGAGGACGTCTGCATCGTCACCGTCGGCGAACCGAGCGGGCACATCCTCAAGCTGCTCACCGAACCGCAACCGGTCGACGTCGCCGCGGGGAACACCGCGCGCCTGCGCATGACCGTCGGAACCGATGCGCGCGCGGACCTGACCGCCGAGGCGCACCTGATCAGCCCGTGGGGCACGTGGGAGTGGATGGGGCCCGCTGCCGCGGGAGTCGATCTGCCCGCGCGCGGATCCACCGAGATCGTCTTCGATGTGGCTCCGCCGCCGTGGGTGGCGCCCGGTGAGTGGTGGGCGTTGATTCGGGTGGGCTGCGCGGGCCGGCTGCTCTACTCGCCTGCGGTGAAGGTCGTCGTGCGATGA
- a CDS encoding endonuclease/exonuclease/phosphatase family protein, with protein MRVATFNILHGRSVHEGSVDLGKLAAAVAELDPDILALQEVDLDQPRSGKADLTAVAAEAMGAVYHRFVAAISGTPGATWMAATGREQPGTAAYGIALLSRFPVENWQVLRLPRIPTRFPMYLSAVKRVQIVHEEPRAAVVARIDTPLGCMSVANTHLSFVPGWNRIQLRHLVRDLKGFPGPRLLMGDLNMGPGRPARWRALGSALTFPADAPCRQLDHVLTDDHTLRAASCSAPCLPISDHRALVIDIAE; from the coding sequence ATGCGGGTGGCCACTTTCAACATCTTGCACGGACGCAGCGTCCACGAAGGCAGCGTCGACCTCGGCAAGCTCGCCGCCGCGGTCGCCGAACTCGACCCCGACATCCTCGCGCTGCAAGAGGTCGATCTGGACCAACCGCGATCCGGCAAGGCCGATCTGACCGCGGTCGCCGCCGAGGCGATGGGGGCGGTCTACCACCGGTTCGTCGCCGCGATCTCCGGGACACCGGGTGCCACATGGATGGCGGCGACGGGCCGCGAGCAGCCAGGCACCGCGGCCTACGGCATCGCGCTGCTGTCGCGCTTCCCGGTCGAGAACTGGCAGGTGCTGCGGCTCCCACGCATTCCCACGCGGTTCCCGATGTACCTGTCGGCGGTCAAGCGCGTGCAGATCGTGCACGAGGAGCCCCGCGCGGCCGTGGTCGCGCGCATCGACACGCCGCTGGGGTGCATGAGCGTCGCCAACACGCATCTGTCGTTCGTTCCCGGCTGGAACCGGATCCAGCTGCGCCACCTCGTCCGCGACCTCAAGGGCTTCCCGGGGCCGCGGCTGCTCATGGGCGATCTCAACATGGGGCCGGGACGGCCCGCGCGGTGGCGCGCGCTCGGATCGGCGCTGACGTTCCCCGCCGACGCACCCTGCCGCCAGCTCGACCATGTGCTCACCGACGACCACACGTTGCGGGCCGCGTCGTGCAGCGCGCCTTGCCTGCCCATCTCGGATCACCGCGCGCTGGTGATCGACATCGCGGAATGA
- a CDS encoding helix-turn-helix transcriptional regulator, with the protein MARTVDTTGRVVQLLGLLQSRRVWTGDELAERLGVTGRSVRRDIERLRELGYPVHASRGQGGGYQLGAGMALPPLLLDPDEAVAMAVCLRLAAGGSVAGVGEAALRALSKLDQVMPARLRSQVSAVHDATVTLGPNATDSAVAPEVLMTLARACRDREHVTTEYTDIRGNHTQRRLEPYQLVTTGRRWYLMAYDRDRDDWRSLRLDRMSEVRATGTTFTPRPAPDAAAYVGRAISASAYPYVARVRYFAPEQVVAQRFPPGTATFEPDGPDACIVTSGAEDPRHLAMYFATVGHEFEVLEPPELIDAVHAMADRLRRAAGVP; encoded by the coding sequence ATGGCGCGCACCGTCGACACGACCGGCCGGGTCGTCCAGCTGCTGGGCTTGTTGCAGTCCCGCCGCGTCTGGACCGGCGACGAGCTCGCGGAGCGGCTCGGCGTCACCGGTCGTAGCGTGCGCCGTGACATCGAACGCCTGCGTGAGCTCGGCTATCCGGTGCATGCCAGCAGAGGACAGGGTGGTGGCTACCAGCTCGGCGCAGGCATGGCGCTGCCGCCACTGCTGCTCGACCCCGACGAGGCCGTCGCCATGGCGGTGTGCCTGCGGCTGGCCGCCGGGGGCAGCGTCGCCGGCGTGGGGGAGGCCGCGCTGCGGGCGCTGTCCAAGCTCGACCAGGTCATGCCGGCGCGGCTGCGGTCCCAGGTGTCGGCCGTCCACGACGCCACCGTGACGTTGGGCCCCAATGCCACGGACTCCGCGGTGGCGCCCGAGGTGCTGATGACCCTGGCCCGCGCCTGCCGCGATCGCGAGCACGTCACCACCGAATACACCGACATCCGCGGCAACCACACGCAACGCCGTTTGGAGCCCTACCAACTCGTCACCACCGGCAGGCGGTGGTATTTGATGGCCTACGACCGTGACCGCGACGACTGGCGCAGCCTGCGGCTCGACCGCATGTCGGAGGTGCGCGCAACCGGCACCACCTTCACGCCGCGTCCGGCGCCCGACGCCGCGGCCTATGTGGGCCGGGCGATCAGCGCCTCGGCGTACCCCTACGTCGCGCGGGTGCGCTACTTCGCACCGGAACAGGTTGTGGCACAGCGTTTCCCGCCGGGCACGGCGACATTCGAACCGGATGGTCCCGACGCGTGCATCGTCACCTCGGGTGCCGAGGATCCCCGGCACCTGGCGATGTACTTCGCGACCGTGGGCCACGAGTTCGAGGTGCTGGAGCCGCCCGAGCTCATCGACGCCGTCCACGCGATGGCCGACCGGTTGCGACGCGCGGCCGGTGTGCCATAG
- a CDS encoding DinB family protein — protein MDIDLIADQLDFHWVNQLRPRLHGLTDDEYFWQPVADCWTIRADGSVDFSYPEPQPAPFTTIAWRLAHVIVGVLAVRNHSHFGGPPADYQTWRYATDARTALDQLDDAYRNWITGVRSLREDELQRPVGPAEGPWADHPMGELVLHINREVIHHGAEIACIRDLYAHRFNKTANHEEN, from the coding sequence ATGGACATCGACCTGATCGCCGACCAGCTGGATTTCCACTGGGTCAACCAGCTGAGGCCGCGCCTGCACGGGCTGACCGACGACGAGTACTTCTGGCAGCCCGTCGCCGACTGCTGGACGATCCGCGCCGACGGCTCCGTCGACTTCTCGTATCCAGAGCCGCAACCGGCGCCGTTCACCACGATCGCGTGGCGACTCGCCCACGTCATCGTCGGCGTGCTCGCGGTGCGCAACCATTCGCACTTCGGCGGACCGCCTGCCGACTACCAGACGTGGCGCTATGCCACCGACGCCCGAACTGCGCTCGACCAGCTCGACGACGCCTACCGAAATTGGATCACCGGGGTCCGGTCGTTGCGCGAGGATGAACTGCAGCGTCCGGTAGGCCCGGCCGAGGGGCCGTGGGCCGACCACCCCATGGGAGAACTGGTACTGCACATCAACCGCGAGGTCATCCACCACGGGGCCGAAATCGCCTGTATCCGTGACCTTTACGCCCACCGATTCAACAAAACCGCCAACCACGAGGAGAACTGA
- a CDS encoding DinB family protein gives MPGMPPPAADERQTLINFLEFQQNAFIAAAYGLTDEQARSTPSVSALSIGGLIKHAAGVQKGWTDRAAYAPDAPPPDPRPVEEQMAEYADQYTMRDDETLAGLLNALKAQNAETLRVFAEQDLDAPVPVPRNVPWFPADVDHWSVRWVAMHLIEELSRHAGHADIIRESIDRATMYELMAAAEEWPETDWIKRWRPAPVQTA, from the coding sequence ATGCCCGGTATGCCACCGCCCGCCGCCGACGAGCGACAGACCCTGATCAACTTTCTCGAGTTCCAGCAGAACGCGTTCATCGCCGCGGCCTATGGGTTGACCGACGAGCAGGCCCGGTCCACGCCGTCGGTGAGTGCGCTGTCGATCGGCGGCCTGATCAAGCACGCGGCCGGGGTGCAGAAAGGCTGGACCGACCGGGCCGCGTACGCACCCGACGCTCCGCCGCCGGACCCGCGCCCGGTCGAGGAGCAGATGGCCGAGTACGCCGATCAGTACACGATGCGTGACGACGAGACACTCGCCGGCCTGTTGAACGCCCTCAAGGCCCAAAACGCCGAGACACTACGGGTTTTCGCCGAACAGGATCTCGACGCCCCGGTGCCCGTGCCCCGCAACGTTCCGTGGTTTCCCGCCGATGTCGACCACTGGTCGGTGCGCTGGGTTGCCATGCACCTCATCGAGGAGCTCAGCAGGCACGCCGGGCACGCCGACATCATCCGCGAATCGATCGACCGGGCCACGATGTACGAGTTGATGGCGGCCGCCGAGGAGTGGCCCGAGACCGACTGGATCAAGCGCTGGCGGCCCGCCCCCGTCCAGACGGCTTGA
- a CDS encoding TetR/AcrR family transcriptional regulator, translated as MTTSTRWAGVPLTDRRAERRALLVDAAFRLFGDGGEAALSVRSVCRECGLNTRYFYESFAGTDELLGAVYDQVSALLAADVEAAMESAGTSLRARTRAGIAAVLGFSSADPRRGRVLFTDARANPVLAERRAATQDLLREAVLSEGGRLNPGFDPIAAQVGAAMYTGAMAELAQQWLAGNLGDDLDVVVDLALRMVLGR; from the coding sequence ATGACGACCTCGACCCGATGGGCCGGCGTGCCACTGACGGATCGCCGGGCCGAGCGCCGCGCGCTGCTGGTCGACGCGGCGTTCCGGCTGTTCGGCGATGGCGGCGAGGCGGCGCTGTCGGTGCGGTCGGTGTGCCGCGAATGCGGTCTGAACACGCGGTACTTCTATGAGAGCTTCGCCGGCACCGACGAGCTGCTAGGAGCCGTGTACGACCAGGTCAGTGCGCTGTTGGCGGCCGACGTCGAGGCCGCGATGGAAAGCGCGGGAACCTCGCTGCGGGCGAGGACCCGCGCGGGCATCGCCGCGGTGCTCGGCTTCAGTTCGGCCGATCCGCGGCGCGGACGCGTGCTGTTCACCGACGCCAGGGCCAACCCGGTGCTGGCCGAGCGTCGCGCCGCGACCCAGGACCTGCTGCGCGAGGCCGTCCTCAGCGAGGGCGGACGCCTCAATCCCGGCTTCGACCCGATCGCCGCCCAGGTCGGCGCGGCCATGTACACCGGTGCGATGGCCGAACTCGCCCAGCAGTGGCTGGCCGGCAACCTGGGCGACGACCTCGATGTGGTCGTCGACCTTGCGCTGCGAATGGTCCTGGGGCGCTGA
- a CDS encoding oxygenase MpaB family protein, which translates to MFMPHEFVGQWLNQKFDKDIRRNYFRGMQFAEPEGDPGWFGPGSAVWHVHSHLHALIFGLQCAAYMERLDPSIYWMGMHHSRLVERDENGVAVPKIDPAGAAVRLGHSIAFFIGTAYGSTETAERLAKTVRAMHHTIKGVRPDGAAYDADDPDWLRWNYATVAWGLATAHELYHPQPLRGKKIDKYYGEFVRVGQALGGTDLPTTKAETLDCLASYLPRLALTHGASMATGANLPMPQAAIDWAIRDTMPRWAMELIQHKSPNIIERTARRSVVWSIINGLEFTTGPTPEFEQARARVAGGVDPDLAPHTWPTYVPGTDPTLSRDEVEKSFASV; encoded by the coding sequence ATGTTCATGCCGCACGAGTTCGTCGGACAGTGGCTCAACCAGAAGTTCGACAAGGACATCCGCAGGAACTACTTCCGCGGCATGCAGTTCGCCGAACCGGAGGGCGATCCGGGCTGGTTCGGACCGGGCAGTGCGGTCTGGCACGTGCATTCGCACCTGCACGCGCTGATCTTCGGTCTGCAGTGCGCGGCCTACATGGAACGCCTCGACCCGTCCATCTACTGGATGGGCATGCACCACTCGCGCCTGGTGGAGCGCGACGAGAACGGCGTCGCGGTCCCGAAGATCGATCCCGCGGGCGCTGCCGTGCGACTCGGCCACTCGATCGCGTTCTTCATCGGCACCGCATATGGATCCACCGAGACCGCGGAGCGACTCGCCAAGACCGTGCGCGCCATGCACCACACCATCAAGGGGGTGCGGCCCGACGGCGCGGCGTATGACGCCGACGATCCGGACTGGTTGCGCTGGAACTACGCGACGGTGGCATGGGGGCTGGCGACGGCGCACGAGCTCTATCACCCACAACCTTTGCGCGGCAAGAAGATCGACAAGTACTACGGCGAGTTCGTCCGCGTCGGGCAGGCGCTCGGCGGCACCGACCTGCCGACCACCAAGGCCGAGACGCTCGACTGCCTCGCGTCGTACCTGCCCCGGCTTGCGCTGACCCATGGCGCGTCGATGGCCACCGGAGCGAACCTGCCCATGCCGCAGGCCGCGATCGACTGGGCGATCCGCGACACCATGCCCAGGTGGGCCATGGAGTTGATCCAGCACAAGTCGCCCAACATCATCGAGCGCACGGCGCGGCGCAGCGTGGTGTGGTCGATCATCAACGGGCTGGAGTTCACGACGGGCCCCACGCCCGAGTTCGAGCAGGCGCGGGCGCGGGTCGCCGGCGGCGTCGACCCCGACCTGGCGCCCCACACGTGGCCCACCTACGTCCCCGGCACCGACCCGACGTTGAGCCGCGACGAGGTCGAGAAGAGCTTCGCATCGGTGTGA